The following proteins are encoded in a genomic region of Chloroherpetonaceae bacterium:
- the moeB gene encoding molybdopterin-synthase adenylyltransferase MoeB: MPAKIIIPTALRQYADGKDTVEVSASSVGDALAQLSQRYPALRKNLYTEDGKLRTFINIYKGDENIRNLQNLDTALSDGDELMIVPSIAGGALFGEMEVESSVELSNEEIKRYARHLIIPEFGMAGQKKLKQARVLMIGAGGLGSPFAMYMAAAGIGHLGIVDYDVVDFSNLQRQLLHGTPDVGRPKTLSAKETIQRLNPNVEVTLYDTPLTSANALEIFKDYDVIVDGTDNFPTRYLVNDACVMLGKPNVYGSIFRFEGQVSVFWANSHEATNGRLPEGACYRCLYPEPPPPGLVPSCAEGGVLGVLPGVVGTLQAIETIKLITGMGEPLINRLLLFDALKMKFRELKLRKNPDCAVCSDHPTVTKLIDYEQFCGMPAHDRQGNAEASASSSTPKVSSNPNEITVFELKARLDAGERPFLLDVRNPNEWDIVRLHTATLIPLPELPNRLHELAGKEDTEILVYCKMGGRSAQACEILRKNGFKKVRNVVGGITAWAKEIDPSMPTY, encoded by the coding sequence ATGCCTGCTAAAATCATCATTCCCACAGCTTTGCGGCAGTATGCGGACGGCAAAGACACGGTCGAGGTTTCCGCAAGCAGTGTTGGCGATGCTCTTGCACAACTGAGCCAACGCTATCCAGCGCTGCGGAAAAATCTTTACACCGAAGATGGCAAGCTGCGCACGTTTATCAACATCTACAAAGGCGATGAGAACATTCGCAATCTTCAAAACTTGGATACAGCGCTCAGCGACGGCGATGAACTGATGATTGTGCCCTCAATTGCTGGCGGCGCGCTTTTTGGTGAAATGGAAGTTGAAAGTTCCGTAGAGCTGTCTAATGAAGAGATTAAGCGATATGCTCGCCACCTGATTATTCCGGAGTTTGGAATGGCGGGTCAAAAGAAGCTCAAGCAAGCGCGCGTGCTGATGATTGGAGCAGGGGGCTTAGGTTCGCCGTTTGCAATGTATATGGCAGCTGCTGGCATTGGGCACCTAGGCATTGTGGATTACGACGTAGTGGATTTCTCCAACCTGCAGCGCCAACTTTTGCATGGCACGCCAGATGTCGGTCGCCCCAAAACCCTCTCAGCGAAGGAGACCATTCAGCGGCTCAATCCGAATGTTGAAGTCACGCTCTATGACACGCCGCTTACCTCTGCCAATGCACTGGAGATTTTCAAGGATTACGATGTCATTGTCGATGGCACAGATAATTTCCCCACGCGCTACCTTGTCAATGATGCCTGCGTGATGCTGGGCAAGCCAAATGTCTATGGCAGCATTTTCCGCTTTGAGGGTCAAGTCAGTGTTTTCTGGGCAAATAGCCACGAAGCGACAAATGGCCGCTTGCCCGAAGGGGCTTGCTACCGCTGCCTTTACCCTGAGCCGCCACCGCCCGGCTTAGTGCCAAGCTGTGCTGAAGGCGGTGTGCTTGGTGTGTTGCCCGGCGTGGTAGGCACTCTGCAAGCGATTGAGACCATTAAGCTCATTACCGGTATGGGCGAACCGCTTATCAATCGGCTCCTGCTCTTTGATGCCCTAAAGATGAAATTCCGTGAGCTTAAACTGCGTAAAAATCCTGACTGTGCGGTTTGCTCCGACCACCCAACCGTGACGAAGCTGATTGATTACGAGCAATTCTGCGGTATGCCTGCGCATGACCGTCAAGGCAATGCCGAAGCATCGGCTTCGTCTTCCACACCGAAGGTGTCGAGCAATCCGAATGAAATTACCGTCTTTGAGCTTAAGGCGCGGTTAGATGCAGGTGAGCGACCCTTTTTACTGGATGTGCGCAACCCCAACGAGTGGGACATCGTGCGCCTTCACACTGCGACCTTGATTCCATTGCCAGAGCTGCCGAATCGCTTGCATGAACTGGCAGGCAAAGAAGACACGGAGATTTTGGTTTATTGCAAGATGGGCGGTCGCTCGGCGCAAGCCTGTGAGATTTTGCGCAAAAATGGCTTCAAGAAAGTGCGCAATGTCGTCGGCGGTATTACTGCTTGGGCAAAAGAGATTGATCCATCAATGCCAACTTACTGA
- the panC gene encoding pantoate--beta-alanine ligase has product MRIIEEPKAMQRLAESLRQSGKTIALVPTMGALHQGHLSLVDIAKRRADVVVMSIFVNPLQFAPHEDFARYPRPFERDVELATAAGVNILFHPTMEMLYGEHFESFVTVERVSQGFEGEIRPTHFRGVATIVTKLFNITKPHIAVFGEKDAQQLSLVKNLVRDLNFDIEILAAPIVREPDGLAMSSRNIYLSAEERAQAPALYQALQAAQAKLSQGERSAQALEALASHIISSAATLAQIDYVAVVQADTFQRVETLREGNDYFLLIAVRFGSVRLLDNLRFSL; this is encoded by the coding sequence ATACGGATTATTGAAGAGCCGAAAGCGATGCAGCGCCTTGCTGAATCGCTGCGCCAATCTGGCAAGACGATTGCACTAGTGCCTACGATGGGCGCTTTGCATCAAGGGCACCTTAGCTTGGTCGACATTGCCAAGCGGCGTGCTGATGTGGTTGTAATGAGCATTTTCGTCAACCCACTCCAATTTGCTCCGCACGAAGATTTCGCACGCTATCCACGCCCTTTCGAGCGCGATGTGGAACTTGCGACTGCAGCTGGCGTCAATATTCTCTTCCACCCCACAATGGAGATGCTCTATGGAGAGCATTTCGAGAGCTTCGTAACGGTGGAGCGTGTTTCGCAGGGCTTCGAGGGCGAGATTCGTCCCACACACTTTCGCGGCGTGGCTACTATTGTCACCAAGCTCTTTAACATCACTAAGCCACATATTGCCGTATTTGGTGAAAAAGACGCGCAGCAGCTTTCGCTGGTGAAGAATTTGGTGCGCGATCTCAACTTCGATATTGAAATTCTCGCTGCCCCAATTGTGCGTGAGCCTGACGGCTTAGCGATGAGTTCTCGCAATATCTACCTTTCCGCAGAAGAGCGTGCGCAAGCCCCTGCACTCTATCAAGCCCTACAAGCAGCCCAAGCCAAACTTTCGCAGGGTGAGCGCAGCGCGCAGGCTTTGGAAGCGCTTGCGTCACACATCATCTCGAGTGCTGCCACACTTGCCCAGATTGACTATGTTGCAGTTGTGCAAGCCGATACCTTCCAGCGGGTAGAGACGCTGCGCGAAGGCAACGATTACTTTCTGCTCATTGCTGTACGCTTTGGCAGCGTTCGTCTGCTTGATAACTTGCGTTTTTCACTTTGA
- the tatC gene encoding twin-arginine translocase subunit TatC, with protein sequence MLKTSTSMPKQPVSPNEMDFLDHLEELRWRLIKGLVAVLVVAAVCAYFADFIVSDILIGPLRRSSPNIKLQNLIPYGQLTLYLQAVIFSSLVAAFPILAYQIWKFVEPGLEPHEKSATRFVVLFVSLCFFAGIAFGYFVLLPVSLSFFAGFGTPLIENNISVDNYVSFFIGTLLTCGLVFELPFISFVLSKIGLLTPPFMRHYRRHAIVGILVIAAIVTPSTDVITQLVIAVPMILLYEVSIWISAIVERQRERAEKAERETEVYLHS encoded by the coding sequence ATGCTTAAAACAAGCACAAGCATGCCCAAACAGCCTGTCTCACCCAACGAAATGGACTTTCTTGACCACTTGGAGGAGCTACGCTGGCGACTTATCAAAGGCTTAGTGGCTGTTTTAGTGGTCGCTGCGGTGTGCGCTTACTTTGCTGACTTTATTGTCTCTGACATTCTTATCGGTCCGCTTAGGCGCTCGAGTCCAAATATCAAGCTGCAAAACTTAATCCCTTACGGGCAACTTACGCTGTATTTGCAAGCTGTGATTTTTTCGTCTCTTGTTGCGGCGTTTCCTATTCTTGCCTATCAAATCTGGAAATTTGTTGAGCCCGGCTTGGAGCCACACGAGAAAAGTGCCACGCGCTTTGTGGTGCTTTTTGTCTCGCTTTGTTTCTTTGCTGGCATTGCATTTGGCTACTTTGTGCTTCTGCCTGTTTCGCTCAGCTTCTTTGCAGGATTTGGCACGCCACTGATTGAAAACAATATCTCCGTCGACAACTATGTCTCCTTCTTCATTGGCACGCTGCTGACTTGTGGTCTTGTTTTTGAATTGCCGTTTATCTCGTTTGTGCTGTCTAAGATTGGCTTGCTCACGCCGCCCTTTATGCGACACTACAGGCGCCACGCCATTGTGGGGATTCTGGTCATCGCAGCGATTGTTACACCTTCGACAGATGTTATCACGCAGCTTGTCATTGCCGTGCCGATGATTTTGCTCTATGAAGTGAGCATCTGGATTTCGGCTATCGTAGAGCGCCAGCGTGAGCGGGCTGAAAAAGCTGAAAGAGAGACTGAAGTGTATCTGCATTCGTAG
- the rsmI gene encoding 16S rRNA (cytidine(1402)-2'-O)-methyltransferase, with protein sequence MLYVVATPIGNLGDITLRALETLRKVSVIACEDTRETLKLLRHYDLGKKELIGYHNFNERQASEKILARLEQGEEIALVSDAGTPALSDPGFYLVRAAFERGIKVVPIVGASALTAAISVCPLPVNRFYFEGFLPHKKGRQSRLRFLASQSLEAIIFYESPHRLLRLLEELQTYFGDARAMVARELTKLHEEIVVGTLSELKATFSSKKILGELVVVLSPIKPSEHSHDSSTNEEDEHSYTDY encoded by the coding sequence ATGCTCTACGTGGTTGCAACACCTATCGGTAACTTGGGCGATATTACGCTGCGCGCCTTGGAGACCTTGCGTAAGGTCTCGGTGATTGCCTGCGAAGACACGCGCGAGACACTTAAACTTCTGCGCCACTACGACTTGGGCAAAAAGGAGCTGATTGGTTACCACAATTTCAATGAGCGACAAGCCAGCGAAAAGATTTTAGCGCGCCTCGAGCAAGGCGAAGAGATTGCCTTAGTGAGCGACGCTGGCACACCTGCCCTCTCTGACCCCGGCTTCTACCTTGTGCGTGCCGCATTTGAGCGTGGGATTAAGGTCGTGCCGATTGTAGGCGCTTCAGCACTCACCGCTGCAATTTCTGTCTGCCCGCTCCCCGTCAATCGTTTCTACTTCGAGGGCTTTTTGCCCCACAAGAAGGGTCGGCAGAGCCGACTTCGGTTCCTTGCTTCACAATCGCTCGAAGCGATTATCTTTTATGAGTCGCCGCATCGCTTGCTACGGCTTTTAGAGGAACTTCAAACCTACTTTGGCGATGCGAGGGCAATGGTTGCACGAGAACTTACAAAACTGCATGAAGAAATTGTTGTTGGCACGCTCAGTGAGCTTAAAGCGACCTTCTCGAGCAAAAAAATTTTAGGTGAATTGGTCGTGGTGCTCTCGCCTATTAAGCCGTCTGAGCATTCCCACGATTCATCAACGAATGAAGAAGATGAGCACAGCTATACGGATTATTGA
- the tsaB gene encoding tRNA (adenosine(37)-N6)-threonylcarbamoyltransferase complex dimerization subunit type 1 TsaB — METSHSPMSVAVVKADKTWLKVGAEWQRASEEIMPLIESTLRDAALTPSDLDAIALSIGPGSFTALRIGLSTAKGLCFALERPLITVGTLEALAHAAIDTLHRQQRCAQRLVPLVYSKADEFFVGEVETSLLRENVLAEIPKSYLTLAEIERRFPKGTGAVVYGRSPEKWRQRLLTMLDWVEADFSAQSLLVIAREKWQQRLLTDLASAEPLYLKDFEARVSTKKFFG; from the coding sequence TTGGAGACTTCTCATTCGCCGATGAGCGTGGCAGTGGTCAAGGCAGACAAAACTTGGCTAAAAGTTGGTGCGGAGTGGCAGCGTGCTTCCGAAGAAATTATGCCGCTCATCGAGAGCACCTTGCGTGATGCTGCTCTTACCCCTTCCGACTTGGACGCAATTGCGCTTTCAATCGGTCCCGGCTCTTTTACAGCGCTTCGAATCGGACTCTCGACGGCAAAAGGGCTATGTTTTGCATTGGAGAGACCATTAATTACCGTCGGCACGCTGGAAGCATTGGCGCACGCAGCAATAGACACACTTCATAGACAGCAACGCTGCGCTCAGCGCCTTGTGCCTCTTGTGTATTCAAAGGCAGACGAATTTTTCGTCGGTGAAGTTGAGACCTCACTGCTTCGGGAAAATGTCTTGGCAGAGATTCCCAAATCATATCTCACGCTTGCTGAGATAGAACGCCGTTTTCCGAAAGGCACTGGTGCGGTGGTCTATGGGCGCAGCCCTGAAAAATGGCGGCAGCGTCTTCTGACTATGCTTGACTGGGTAGAAGCCGATTTTTCGGCACAATCGCTGCTTGTAATTGCCAGAGAGAAATGGCAGCAGCGTCTTTTGACCGACCTTGCTTCCGCCGAACCGCTTTATCTCAAAGATTTTGAGGCGCGCGTTTCTACCAAAAAGTTCTTTGGGTAG